The following proteins are co-located in the Candidatus Nitrotoga sp. AM1P genome:
- a CDS encoding DedA family protein, whose translation MELLTSFIDIVLHLDVHLLAIMQAYGMWIYAILFMIIFCETGLVVMPFLPGDSLLFVVGALCGVGALEIQLVLPLLIAASFSGDSTNYWIGRLIGMRLVKRANSRFLKHEHLEKTHMFYKKHGGKAILFARFLPIVRTFAPFVAGIGLMRYRIFMLFSALGSIAWISLFTIGGYFLGNIPVVKDNLTLMVVIVIVISFLPALREFIRHRRTYSID comes from the coding sequence GTGGAACTGCTCACTTCTTTTATAGATATTGTCCTGCATCTGGACGTTCATTTATTAGCAATCATGCAGGCATATGGCATGTGGATTTATGCCATCCTGTTCATGATTATTTTCTGCGAAACCGGACTCGTGGTGATGCCTTTTTTACCGGGAGATTCGTTGTTGTTCGTGGTAGGTGCGCTGTGCGGGGTTGGCGCGCTGGAAATCCAGTTGGTTTTGCCGTTGCTGATAGCTGCATCGTTTTCGGGGGATAGCACCAACTACTGGATCGGTCGGTTGATAGGCATGCGTTTAGTCAAGCGTGCTAATTCGCGCTTTCTCAAACATGAGCATTTGGAAAAGACGCATATGTTTTACAAGAAGCACGGAGGAAAGGCGATTCTGTTTGCCCGCTTTTTGCCCATCGTACGAACATTTGCACCATTTGTAGCTGGCATTGGTTTGATGCGTTATCGCATTTTTATGTTATTCAGCGCGTTAGGGAGTATTGCGTGGATTAGCCTTTTCACTATAGGAGGCTACTTTTTAGGCAATATTCCAGTGGTGAAAGATAACCTGACCCTGATGGTGGTTATTGTCATTGTTATTTCATTTTTGCCAGCATTGCGCGAGTTCATTAGGCATCGTCGTACGTATAGCATAGACTAG
- a CDS encoding diguanylate cyclase, with the protein MVNVKFEELKAKDHLPSPKGMALKIIQLTLKEDVTTQEIAHAIKTDPALSGRLIKMANVLMSYQTRPIVSITDAVMSLGLSIVRNMVLSLSLMEGSRDGACRKFDYQNFWSQSLLMAIAAKNFVEGRRMGAAEEMFVLGLLGQVGFLGLATAYPQEYALILEKVRAVDTNITLIDLERTEFGLDHNQLSKEMLADWGLPQIFQIAALHHENPALSDLAEGNRSWHVLNILHIASCFSKACLSHERQRHKMVQKLILSAARLGLETDVFTELGDKTVQEWREWSKLFGIHSADIPLFKEILQAAPPTELEIVDIGTPEIGLETCYALRILLVEDDYATTLVLKLLLTKAGHTVVTAGDGVEALTMLDKFMPQLIITDWHMPKMNGIEFCKALRDIELWRNIHVFVMMTQENSDRIEEIFEAGASDYLTKPVNSKVLGARLCVTQRMVQLQEELKVEHQQLRTIAAQLAASNQRLQQMALTDVLTELPNRRHANDYLEQQWAMAERSGRPLSCMIVDVDFFKKVNDTYGHKVGDDVLKQVAQILRSSARKQDMVCRFGGEEFLVICPDAQAEQAYQYAERLRQNVAAGNTHLDLIVTISVGVASKAPTLLNAEMLLQLADNHLFMAKEMGRNRTIGN; encoded by the coding sequence ATGGTTAATGTTAAGTTTGAGGAACTAAAGGCGAAAGATCATTTACCTTCCCCTAAAGGTATGGCTCTGAAAATAATTCAGCTTACCTTGAAGGAAGATGTAACAACTCAGGAGATTGCGCACGCGATAAAGACGGACCCGGCATTGTCAGGTCGGTTGATTAAGATGGCCAATGTGCTTATGTCCTATCAGACAAGACCTATTGTATCCATAACAGATGCGGTCATGTCGTTGGGTTTGAGTATTGTACGTAATATGGTGTTAAGTTTGTCACTAATGGAGGGTAGCCGGGATGGGGCTTGCCGAAAATTCGATTATCAGAATTTTTGGTCGCAATCGTTGTTAATGGCAATTGCTGCAAAAAACTTTGTAGAAGGCCGTAGAATGGGGGCAGCTGAAGAAATGTTTGTTCTCGGCTTGCTGGGTCAAGTTGGTTTCTTAGGGCTAGCAACGGCGTATCCTCAGGAATATGCCCTCATTCTTGAAAAAGTCCGAGCAGTAGACACAAATATCACATTAATTGATCTCGAACGCACTGAATTCGGACTTGATCATAATCAACTGAGTAAAGAAATGTTAGCAGACTGGGGTCTGCCACAAATATTCCAGATAGCCGCTTTACATCACGAAAATCCAGCTTTGTCTGATCTTGCCGAAGGCAATCGGAGTTGGCACGTCTTAAATATATTACATATCGCAAGCTGTTTTTCCAAGGCGTGTTTATCGCACGAACGACAACGGCACAAAATGGTGCAGAAATTGATTCTTAGCGCCGCCAGGCTGGGCTTGGAGACCGATGTTTTTACTGAGTTAGGCGATAAGACGGTGCAGGAATGGCGTGAGTGGAGTAAATTATTCGGCATCCATTCGGCAGACATACCCCTCTTCAAGGAAATTTTGCAAGCTGCGCCACCTACTGAGCTGGAAATAGTTGATATCGGGACACCGGAGATTGGTTTGGAGACATGTTATGCATTGCGTATCCTACTGGTGGAGGACGATTATGCAACGACGTTGGTGCTGAAACTGTTGCTGACAAAGGCCGGGCATACGGTTGTTACTGCGGGCGATGGGGTGGAAGCGTTAACTATGCTCGATAAATTTATGCCTCAGCTTATCATTACAGACTGGCATATGCCTAAAATGAATGGCATTGAATTTTGCAAGGCGCTCAGAGACATCGAGCTTTGGCGCAATATCCATGTATTTGTCATGATGACTCAAGAAAATTCGGATAGGATAGAAGAGATATTTGAGGCTGGAGCCTCTGATTACTTAACCAAGCCGGTTAATTCAAAAGTGCTGGGTGCGAGGCTGTGTGTTACTCAGCGTATGGTGCAGCTACAGGAAGAACTGAAGGTTGAACATCAGCAGTTACGCACCATTGCTGCGCAGTTGGCGGCATCAAATCAGAGATTGCAACAGATGGCGCTTACTGATGTTCTCACCGAGTTGCCTAATCGTCGTCATGCAAATGATTATCTAGAGCAGCAGTGGGCGATGGCAGAGCGCAGTGGTCGCCCACTGTCGTGCATGATAGTAGATGTAGATTTCTTTAAGAAAGTTAACGATACTTATGGCCATAAGGTTGGGGATGATGTACTGAAACAAGTGGCGCAAATTTTACGCTCATCCGCACGTAAGCAGGATATGGTGTGCCGTTTTGGTGGGGAGGAATTTTTAGTGATTTGTCCGGATGCACAAGCGGAGCAAGCCTATCAGTATGCAGAAAGACTGCGTCAGAATGTAGCTGCGGGAAATACTCATCTAGATTTAATAGTTACAATTAGCGTTGGAGTGGCTAGCAAAGCCCCAACATTGTTAAATGCTGAAATGTTATTGCAACTTGCAGATAACCACTTGTTTATGGCTAAAGAAATGGGGCGTAATCGCACTATTGGGAATTAA